The following is a genomic window from bacterium.
CCGGGCATCCCGGACGGTCGTCCTGGGCGCTCGATACCGCGATGGAGGACCCCGATTGGATCGTGCCGGCCGGTCTTCAGCTCGCGCGCAACGCCTACGAGAGCGGGAACTATGAGCTGTGCCTTCGCACGCTCGACCGGATCGAATCCGAGCGGCCCGACGCCGGCGAACTCGATCGCGTCGCAGCGCGACTGCGGGCGCAGGCCCTGATCGGTACGCGCCGCCACTACGAGGAAGCGCTCGAAATCGTGGAGGGCCTGCTCGACGACGGCCCCGACGACGAGGTGGCGCTTCGGCTCCAGGGGATCGCGCTCCTCGGTCTCGGACGCATCGAGGAGGCGGAATCCCTGATCACGCAGGCGGGCGACCGGTCTGCGATCGACGAGGTCGGGCTCCGCCCCGCCGAGGGAGAGCCCTTCTGGTGCTCCGTCCGCGCGCGCTTTCAGCGCGAATCCCGCGACGTGGAAGCGGCGCTCGTCACGCTCCGCTCCTGTCTCGAGGCCGACCCCGGCGCTCCGCTCCTCGTCCGGGAAGCGGTCGAGCTGTACGCTGCGCTCGGCCAGACGGCGCGCGTGCTGGAGATCCTCGAAGCGGCCTACGCAGCGGATCCCTCGAATCGCGACGCTCGCCTGGCCCTCGTCGCTCAGCTGGTGGCTTCGGGGCTTCCGGAGCGAGCCGAGGCGGCCTTGCGCGAGGCCACGAAGAGCAGTGAGCCGCTTCGTGCGGTCGAGGCCTGGATCGACCTCGCGGTCCATCTGGTGAATCAGGAGCGCGTACCGGAGGCGCTCGAAGCGTACGACCACGCCTTCGGCGGCATGGACGCGGAGCCCTCTCCAGAGCTCCAGTTTGCTCACGCGGAGGCGCTGATCTTCGCTGGCCGGCACGACGAGGCGCTGCGCATCGCCGACACCACTCCCGTCGAAATCCATCGCCCGATGATTCGCGGACGCGTGGCTTTCGAGCGAGGTCAGCACGAATCCGCCTTGATGGCGTTCGAAGAGGCGGCGCTCGCCTGGCCGAACAATGCGCCGATTCGCTACTACCTCGGCCGATCCGCGGAGTCGATCGGCGACTTCGACCGCGCAGTCGAGGAGTATCGGCATGCGCTGCGGTCCGATCCGGCTCTCGCAGAGGCGCGCACGCGACTCGTCGAGATGCACATCGCCGAGCGCCGCGTCCGCCACGCGCTCGCCGTCCTGCGCTTCTCGTCGCCGCGCCAAGACGCTTCGCCCGTGACGCCCAAGGAGCGATTGCTCGAGGTCGAGCTGCGCGTGCTCCTGGGCCAGGCGCCGGACCTCGCTCGACTCCCGAACGACCCCGATCGCACGGCGCAGGAGATGGAAGCAGCGGCGATCGAGGCGTTCGTCCGCGGTCTGCGACGTCGGGGGGGCGCGCAGGCCGTGTTGGTCGGCCTCGGTACGCTCGACCGAACGCGACTCGGAGCGCCGGCGTGGGACGTCGCGCGGGCATCCCGGGTGGAGGCGCTGCTCGCGCTGGGCCGTGATGACGACGCGCTGGCGGAAGCCCACCGAGCGGTCGAGGAGAGACCGGGAGTCGACCGGGTGCAGATCTCGCTCGCCGACGCGCTGGCACAGGGGCCGGCGGGGACGCCGAAGGCGAAGTCGATCTACACGGCGGTCCTCGAACGAACACCCGGCCACCCCGATGCATTGCTCGGCCTGGCCCAGTTGGCTCGTGCGGACGGGGACATCGACGGTGTCGCGCTGGCGCAGCGCGCGCTCGGGGCACGGCCCGGCGACGCGGAGATCCTGGAGGAGCTCGTCGACGCGCTGTTGCGCTCCGGGCGGCGGGACGACGCGATCGCGGCGCTCAGACGCCAGCTCACGCGAGAGGCACCGTTCGACGGCCGGGCCGCGTTGCGGCTTGCGGAGCTCCTGCCGCCCAACGCGGAGACGGAGGGCGAGCGGCGTGAGCTCCTTCTTCGTGCGCTGCGCTTCGGCGCGGGGGAGCCCGCCGCACGTCGCCTCGCCGAGCTCGACCCGGAGGCGGGCGAGGAGGGCGCCTCGAATCGTCCGTCGGAAAGGCTCTGACGGCGACCGGCCGTCGGCGACTCAGGCCGCGAGACGCTCGCTGGGAGGCGGTGCACGGTGGCCGCCCCGGCGAAGCGGAGAGTTCAATCGGCCAGCTGGGCGCCTAGCGCGGGTCCGGGGGCGGGGGAGAGAGCGCGGGTCGGCGAAGCCGGGCCGCTGCCCGAGTCGGTGTTCGCGGCAGTGATGCGTTTCCACTGGTCGTCGGCGAGCAGCTCGCGATGCTCGTTGATCCAGGCGCGCGCGGCCGGCTCGTCGACGCCGATCCACTTCCGTACGACCCAGAGGATCGTCACGGATCGTCGGGCCGAGTCGACGATCGCCTCGGTTCTGCGCAGCATGGCGTTCCAGTCGACGTGCTCGCCGGCCGTGTTGACTGCGCGTCGGATCGACTGGATGCGCACCGGATCCACCCAGGATTCACCGCCATGCGCGTCGATCCATCGGGTCATCGCGGGCGGATCGACGCGGCTCCAGGTGCCGGCGACCCGCGCGACCGCCGAGTTGCGGTCCGCGGTGTCGCGCAGGGTCGAGAGCCAGTCCATCGCCGCGGTGGGGTCGTGATCCGCCCAGTTGCGCGCGATTCGAGGGACGAAGTTGCGCACGTCCATTCCGTCGGCCTCGACCTGCGAGAGCCAGATCGCAGCGAGCGCCGGGTCCTGGCCCGCCACCACCGAGAGCGCGCCGGCCATCAGCAGACGTCGCTGGTCGGACTCGAACTCCGGCGTCGACCAGGCCCACTCGAGGGCGGCCGTTCCGCCGTCACGAAGCGTTCGAACGCGGGCGTAGGTGCGGAGTCCCTGCGTGACGTCGGACGCGTCCTCGAGTGAGCCCAGGAAGTCGGCGAGCCCCGGCTGACCGGATTCGAACCAGCCGACCACCAGCGCGTCCAGCAGGTCGATGCGATAGATCGGCGCACCGGGGGCCACCTCGAAGAGGAGCCCGCTCGCCGCGACGGTCTGTGGATCCTGTCGCGCCCATGCGCGCACGATCGTCGAGATGACCCGTGGGTGGCGCGCGCGAAGGGTCGCTTCGGCCCAACCGAATGCGCTCTCCGGATCGAAGCCCGCCCACC
Proteins encoded in this region:
- a CDS encoding tetratricopeptide repeat protein, with product MQRIDSVYAGSGRRSVAPSRLRVAHARRWRPAIALLLAGLVWVGCKTSEDSVIGRVRAQQLAGEYAETIGSLRELIREGTIRGEVMVLYARALAFTGHPGRSSWALDTAMEDPDWIVPAGLQLARNAYESGNYELCLRTLDRIESERPDAGELDRVAARLRAQALIGTRRHYEEALEIVEGLLDDGPDDEVALRLQGIALLGLGRIEEAESLITQAGDRSAIDEVGLRPAEGEPFWCSVRARFQRESRDVEAALVTLRSCLEADPGAPLLVREAVELYAALGQTARVLEILEAAYAADPSNRDARLALVAQLVASGLPERAEAALREATKSSEPLRAVEAWIDLAVHLVNQERVPEALEAYDHAFGGMDAEPSPELQFAHAEALIFAGRHDEALRIADTTPVEIHRPMIRGRVAFERGQHESALMAFEEAALAWPNNAPIRYYLGRSAESIGDFDRAVEEYRHALRSDPALAEARTRLVEMHIAERRVRHALAVLRFSSPRQDASPVTPKERLLEVELRVLLGQAPDLARLPNDPDRTAQEMEAAAIEAFVRGLRRRGGAQAVLVGLGTLDRTRLGAPAWDVARASRVEALLALGRDDDALAEAHRAVEERPGVDRVQISLADALAQGPAGTPKAKSIYTAVLERTPGHPDALLGLAQLARADGDIDGVALAQRALGARPGDAEILEELVDALLRSGRRDDAIAALRRQLTREAPFDGRAALRLAELLPPNAETEGERRELLLRALRFGAGEPAARRLAELDPEAGEEGASNRPSERL